The Parachlamydia acanthamoebae genome includes a region encoding these proteins:
- a CDS encoding amino acid permease, whose protein sequence is MMSSFAKEGSATGGVLLVAGCCIGAGMLGLPVVSALTGFIPASLILIASCFVMICTGLLVLELTLSFDHEVSLISMAKATLGQTGKFLTWILFILLFYCILVAYASGSGEIVANGFHKLNIPISHSFGSLFSMSLVACLIYLGTHAIDRLNRILMIGLVAAYGILILLGMPNIEMQSLHEKEWSTAFATVPLMLISFGHHNLIPSLTIYMKRNVSKLRLAIILGNLIPLGIYLLWEGVILGMLPLRNHPLFSETVQNQDMASGLLTHATGSPYILTAVNLFAFLAIATSLITTALSCIDFLSDGLSVKNEGKTRAYLCAAVLLSPLPFAVTYPHIFLTALGYAGGFITVILFGVLPALMAWRSRYHLKQTSPFVVRGGKTSLAIIMTIFFAIFILEIFRQFSMLM, encoded by the coding sequence ATGATGAGTTCTTTTGCAAAAGAAGGAAGCGCCACAGGTGGTGTTCTCCTAGTCGCAGGCTGCTGCATTGGCGCAGGCATGTTAGGTCTTCCTGTGGTCAGCGCACTGACAGGTTTTATTCCTGCTTCTTTAATTTTAATCGCGTCATGCTTCGTCATGATATGTACCGGTTTACTAGTTTTGGAGCTAACACTGAGCTTTGATCATGAGGTCAGTTTGATCAGCATGGCAAAAGCTACCCTTGGGCAAACAGGAAAATTTTTGACATGGATCCTATTCATTCTCCTTTTTTATTGCATTCTGGTGGCCTACGCCTCGGGGAGTGGTGAAATAGTCGCAAATGGATTCCACAAGCTTAATATTCCGATTTCTCATTCATTTGGCAGCCTATTTTCCATGTCTTTAGTTGCTTGTTTGATCTACCTGGGAACGCATGCGATAGATCGCCTTAATCGAATCCTTATGATAGGCCTTGTCGCCGCTTATGGGATTCTGATTTTACTCGGCATGCCCAACATTGAAATGCAATCTTTGCATGAAAAAGAATGGTCAACAGCCTTTGCCACCGTTCCTTTAATGTTGATATCATTTGGACATCATAATCTGATTCCAAGTCTGACAATCTACATGAAAAGAAACGTGAGCAAACTTCGTTTAGCCATTATTTTAGGAAATCTTATCCCCCTGGGGATTTATTTACTCTGGGAAGGGGTTATCTTAGGGATGCTGCCTCTACGCAATCATCCCCTTTTTTCTGAAACAGTTCAAAATCAAGATATGGCAAGTGGCCTATTGACGCACGCTACAGGATCTCCATATATTTTAACGGCCGTTAATTTATTCGCCTTTCTCGCCATTGCGACTTCTTTGATCACCACAGCACTAAGTTGCATTGATTTTCTCAGCGATGGATTAAGCGTCAAAAATGAAGGAAAAACACGCGCCTATTTATGCGCTGCGGTTCTGCTTTCACCTCTTCCTTTTGCCGTTACTTATCCCCATATTTTCCTGACAGCTCTTGGATATGCCGGAGGATTTATTACGGTGATTCTTTTTGGAGTTTTGCCTGCTTTAATGGCCTGGAGATCTCGCTATCATTTAAAACAAACGAGCCCCTTTGTTGTAAGGGGTGGAAAAACATCCCTGGCAATTATAATGACGATTTTTTTCGCCATCTTTATTCTGGAAATCTTTCGCCAATTTTCAATGTTAATGTAG
- a CDS encoding catalase, giving the protein MENKDTLTTTAGAPVPDNQNSLTAGPRGPLLIQDYQLVEKLAHQNRERVPERTVHAKGWGAFGTLTITHDITKYTCAKVFAEVGKKTPMLARFSTVAGELGAADAERDVRGFALKFYTEDGNWDLVGNNTPVFFVRDPYKFPDFIHTQKRHPRTNLRSPTAMWDFWSLSPESLHQVTILMSDRGLPQSVRYMNGYGSHTYSFINAQNERFWIKFHFKTAQGHRHWTNAEAAAVVGKTRESTQEDLFHAIEKGDFPKWNVFVQIMPEHEAEKTLYNPFDLTKVWPHGDYPLNPVGVLELNRNPDNYFTDIELAAFSPSNIVHGISYSPDKMLQSRIFAYADAHRYRLGTHYEALPVNAPKCPVHNYHKDGPMRFFPSRTPADAFYEPNSFNGPVQDEKYREPPLKISGDADRYNHREGNDDYSQPRALFNLFNFEQKQRLFNNVADAMQGVPQYIIDRQLGHFEKAHPDYAAGVRNALLSRKN; this is encoded by the coding sequence ATGGAGAATAAAGATACGCTGACCACCACCGCTGGAGCACCCGTACCAGACAACCAAAATTCGCTTACAGCTGGGCCAAGAGGCCCTTTACTTATTCAAGACTACCAGCTTGTTGAAAAGCTTGCTCACCAAAATAGAGAACGTGTACCTGAACGCACCGTGCATGCTAAAGGATGGGGAGCTTTTGGTACGCTCACCATTACCCACGATATCACCAAATACACTTGTGCCAAAGTTTTTGCCGAAGTTGGTAAGAAAACACCCATGCTCGCCCGTTTTTCGACTGTCGCAGGCGAACTGGGAGCTGCCGATGCAGAAAGAGATGTCAGGGGATTTGCCTTGAAATTCTACACTGAAGATGGCAATTGGGATCTGGTTGGAAATAACACCCCCGTCTTTTTTGTGCGTGATCCTTATAAATTTCCCGATTTTATTCACACCCAAAAAAGACACCCACGCACAAATTTACGCTCACCCACAGCCATGTGGGATTTTTGGTCGTTATCGCCCGAATCTCTTCACCAGGTCACCATTTTGATGTCTGATCGTGGTTTGCCGCAATCCGTGCGATACATGAATGGATACGGTTCACACACTTACTCATTTATTAATGCACAGAATGAGCGTTTTTGGATCAAGTTTCATTTCAAAACAGCTCAAGGACACCGTCATTGGACAAATGCGGAAGCAGCAGCTGTCGTAGGAAAAACCAGAGAATCCACTCAAGAGGATCTCTTTCACGCCATTGAAAAAGGAGACTTTCCCAAATGGAATGTGTTTGTTCAAATCATGCCAGAACATGAAGCAGAAAAAACACTTTACAACCCGTTCGATTTAACAAAAGTCTGGCCTCACGGCGATTATCCTCTGAATCCGGTCGGCGTTTTAGAACTTAATCGCAATCCTGATAATTACTTCACGGATATCGAACTGGCTGCTTTTTCCCCATCCAACATTGTCCATGGAATCAGCTACTCCCCTGATAAAATGTTGCAATCGAGAATTTTCGCCTATGCAGATGCACACAGATACCGTTTAGGTACCCATTATGAAGCATTGCCTGTCAATGCACCTAAATGCCCGGTACACAATTATCATAAAGATGGGCCTATGCGGTTTTTTCCAAGTCGCACACCTGCAGATGCTTTTTACGAACCCAATTCTTTCAATGGACCTGTTCAAGATGAAAAATACAGAGAACCACCTCTCAAAATTTCAGGGGATGCCGATCGATACAACCATAGAGAAGGAAATGATGACTACAGCCAACCGCGCGCCTTATTTAATCTGTTCAATTTCGAACAAAAACAACGTCTATTTAATAATGTTGCAGATGCCATGCAAGGAGTTCCTCAATATATCATTGACAGACAACTAGGTCATTTTGAAAAGGCACATCCTGATTACGCAGCAGGTGTACGCAATGCCCTACTCTCTCGTAAAAACTGA
- the argS gene encoding arginine--tRNA ligase, with translation MSTLLHILSQKFQTAILSAFPEWDPNTPLPLEISQSTQAQFGHYQCNSAMKLAKVLGAKPRDIATRIIEHVDVNLEGIRLIEKMEIAGPGFINITLDPAYLSQKLHRILLDSHLDIELPQHKQKIIVEFSSPNTAKELHVGHLRSTIIGDSLARLFEFLGHDVLRLNHIGDWGTAFGMLIAYMKQETPHVLDGTEKTDLQHLVQWYKKSKERFDSDADFKKTSQLEVVALQGGDPAALKAWEIICDISRKAYQEIYDLLDVKIIERGESYYNPMLADTVADLEAKGLVTLSDGAKCIFLEGFQNREGASLPLMVQKSDGGYNYDTTDMAAIRQRTLEEKADRIIYVTDAGQSLHFQMIFQAAEKAHYLDASKVRVDHVPFGLVLGSDGKKFRTRSGETERLIDLLLAAVKHADQLLIERSPEMPKEEREKLAKTLGIAAVKYADLACNRTGDYTFSYERMLRFEGNTAAFLMYAYVRVAGIKRKINPALKIEELKDPIVLEHPSEISLAVHLAQFEEALEQVASDLLPNRLTEYLYGLAEKFNAFFRDCRVEGSPQQNSRLQICEIVAKTMKQGLSILGVQTVERM, from the coding sequence ATGTCAACTTTACTCCATATTTTAAGTCAAAAATTTCAAACAGCCATCCTTTCGGCTTTTCCAGAATGGGATCCCAATACGCCCCTCCCTTTGGAAATTTCCCAAAGCACACAAGCGCAGTTTGGACATTATCAATGCAACTCTGCCATGAAATTGGCAAAAGTATTGGGTGCGAAACCTCGAGATATTGCTACCCGTATTATTGAGCATGTAGATGTCAATTTAGAAGGGATTCGCCTGATCGAAAAAATGGAAATTGCAGGACCGGGTTTTATCAACATCACGCTGGATCCCGCTTATTTATCACAAAAGTTGCATCGCATTCTTTTGGATTCCCATTTAGATATTGAACTACCCCAGCATAAGCAAAAGATCATTGTGGAATTTTCATCCCCAAATACAGCCAAAGAGCTCCATGTGGGTCATTTGCGCTCGACCATCATTGGGGATAGCTTGGCTCGCCTTTTTGAATTTCTAGGTCATGATGTCTTGCGACTCAATCATATCGGGGACTGGGGCACAGCCTTCGGAATGCTGATTGCTTACATGAAGCAAGAGACGCCGCATGTGTTAGATGGGACAGAAAAGACCGATCTTCAACATTTAGTTCAGTGGTATAAAAAATCAAAAGAACGGTTTGATAGCGACGCAGATTTTAAAAAAACGTCTCAACTTGAAGTGGTCGCTTTGCAAGGTGGCGATCCAGCAGCTCTGAAAGCGTGGGAAATCATCTGCGATATCTCCCGTAAAGCTTACCAAGAAATCTATGATCTTCTCGACGTCAAAATTATCGAACGAGGCGAGTCTTATTACAATCCGATGCTAGCAGACACTGTCGCGGATCTAGAAGCCAAAGGTCTTGTCACCCTATCTGATGGTGCAAAATGTATCTTCCTAGAAGGCTTTCAAAACCGTGAAGGCGCCTCATTGCCCTTAATGGTTCAAAAGTCTGATGGAGGTTATAATTATGACACAACCGATATGGCGGCCATTCGTCAACGGACTCTGGAAGAAAAAGCGGATCGAATTATTTATGTGACCGATGCAGGACAGTCTCTTCATTTTCAAATGATTTTCCAAGCCGCCGAAAAAGCGCACTATCTAGATGCTTCAAAAGTACGTGTGGACCATGTACCGTTCGGTTTAGTTTTGGGATCTGATGGGAAAAAGTTTCGAACCCGATCTGGTGAAACCGAACGTTTAATCGATCTTCTACTAGCCGCTGTCAAGCATGCAGATCAATTGCTCATCGAACGCTCCCCTGAGATGCCAAAAGAAGAACGAGAAAAACTTGCTAAAACGTTGGGTATCGCGGCTGTAAAATATGCCGACCTTGCTTGCAATCGAACAGGCGATTATACCTTCAGCTACGAGCGCATGCTTCGCTTTGAAGGGAATACGGCTGCCTTTTTGATGTATGCTTATGTACGTGTGGCAGGCATTAAACGCAAAATTAATCCGGCTCTCAAAATCGAAGAACTTAAAGATCCGATTGTACTTGAGCATCCCTCTGAAATTTCCTTAGCGGTACATCTAGCACAATTTGAAGAAGCCCTAGAACAAGTGGCTTCAGACTTGTTGCCAAACCGCTTAACCGAATACCTGTACGGTTTAGCAGAGAAATTCAATGCTTTCTTCAGAGATTGTCGCGTCGAGGGATCCCCACAACAAAACTCTCGCTTGCAAATTTGTGAAATTGTGGCCAAAACCATGAAACAGGGCCTTTCGATTCTTGGGGTCCAAACAGTTGAGCGGATGTAA
- the lipA gene encoding lipoyl synthase, translating to MPANPETRDPEQAVGPGRFPSWLHRKLPKGSELRATSKIVAENRLHTVCEEAKCPNLLECWSKNTATFLVLGKECTRNCGFCSIDFSKAPKAIDPNEPKRVADSVKQLGLKHVVITMVARDDLSDGGAGHLAAVVEEIRRENPDATIEVLTSDFFGNETAWDLVLDAKPDIFNHNIETVRELTPRVRHHATYDRTLSFLSYMKKHLANSHTLIKSGLMVGLGETEEQVLATIQDLQQAGCAIITIGQYLQPHRQKLRVKAFVTPEQFKHYEQFGHSIGVPYMYCGPFVRSSYNANLVLKKANESIHINS from the coding sequence TTGCCTGCAAATCCTGAAACCCGTGATCCTGAGCAGGCTGTTGGACCTGGACGTTTTCCCTCATGGCTACATCGTAAACTCCCCAAAGGCTCAGAACTGCGAGCTACAAGCAAAATTGTGGCAGAAAATCGTCTTCACACAGTGTGTGAAGAAGCCAAATGCCCGAATCTTTTGGAATGTTGGTCAAAAAATACAGCGACCTTTCTAGTCCTTGGAAAAGAATGCACTCGTAATTGTGGTTTTTGCAGCATCGACTTTTCAAAAGCCCCCAAAGCGATTGATCCCAACGAACCTAAACGTGTCGCAGATTCGGTTAAGCAATTAGGCCTTAAACATGTTGTGATTACAATGGTGGCGCGCGATGATCTGTCAGATGGCGGAGCCGGACATTTAGCTGCTGTGGTTGAAGAAATTCGACGTGAAAACCCAGACGCCACAATTGAAGTCCTGACCTCCGACTTCTTTGGAAACGAAACAGCTTGGGACCTAGTGCTCGATGCTAAACCCGACATTTTCAATCACAATATTGAAACCGTTCGAGAATTAACTCCACGCGTAAGACACCATGCCACCTACGATCGAACCCTTTCTTTTTTAAGCTATATGAAAAAGCATTTAGCCAACTCTCACACCTTAATTAAGTCCGGTTTAATGGTGGGACTCGGGGAAACGGAAGAGCAAGTCCTCGCAACAATCCAAGATTTGCAACAGGCCGGATGTGCCATTATCACAATTGGCCAATATCTACAGCCTCATCGCCAAAAGCTACGAGTCAAAGCCTTCGTAACTCCCGAACAATTTAAACATTATGAACAATTTGGGCATTCCATAGGTGTTCCTTATATGTATTGCGGACCTTTTGTCCGTTCAAGCTACAATGCCAATCTTGTTCTCAAAAAAGCAAATGAATCCATTCACATTAATAGTTAA
- the lpdA gene encoding dihydrolipoyl dehydrogenase, whose protein sequence is MPDTQKKFDVAVIGGGPGGYPAAIKAAQNGLSVALIEANTLGGTCLNRGCIPSKALIANAEVLQKIKDAEEFGISVGTVSFDYAKMVQRKDDVVKKVRTSLEGLIASNRITLFRGYGKFTSERTIKITGQDNLEIYADKTIIATGSEPRSIPAFPFDYKKIHDSTSLLDLTTLPKKIAIIGGGIIGCEFASLYAAFNVEVILIEMMPRILPMESGTVSGFLTKAFQKQGISIETSAMVHSIDSTEAGISVNLAGDKTITADIALVAVGRQLNTTAIGLEKTGVYVQDNGLIKVNDQMETNIAGIYAVGDIASKWWLAHVASHQGLVAGSNAAGIKATMHYNAIPSVIFTHPEIGTVGLSLEQALEAGYAATVSAFPFSALGKSQAAIQTEGFAQIVTDKKTGQILGAQVVGHDASTLVAEMGVAIANELTVESVADTIHAHPTVAEAWMEAALLANETPLHLPPKKKKQD, encoded by the coding sequence ATGCCTGATACTCAAAAAAAATTTGATGTAGCCGTTATTGGCGGTGGTCCCGGTGGCTATCCCGCAGCGATTAAAGCTGCCCAAAACGGATTGTCTGTCGCCTTAATCGAAGCCAACACACTGGGCGGCACGTGTTTGAATCGAGGGTGTATTCCCTCTAAAGCTTTGATCGCTAATGCAGAAGTATTGCAAAAAATCAAAGACGCGGAAGAATTTGGCATTTCAGTCGGCACTGTCTCCTTCGACTACGCCAAAATGGTTCAACGAAAAGACGATGTGGTCAAAAAAGTTCGCACAAGTTTGGAAGGATTGATTGCTTCTAATCGAATCACCCTTTTCCGTGGCTATGGAAAATTCACGTCTGAAAGAACTATCAAAATTACGGGTCAAGACAACCTCGAAATTTACGCAGACAAAACGATTATTGCCACAGGATCGGAGCCTCGCTCAATTCCTGCTTTCCCCTTTGACTATAAAAAAATTCATGATTCCACCTCATTGCTTGATTTGACAACACTGCCAAAAAAAATTGCGATTATCGGGGGCGGAATCATCGGATGTGAGTTTGCTTCTTTATATGCCGCATTTAACGTGGAAGTCATCCTTATCGAGATGATGCCCCGTATTCTTCCCATGGAAAGTGGAACAGTCTCTGGTTTTTTAACGAAGGCCTTTCAAAAACAAGGGATCTCGATCGAAACCAGTGCAATGGTCCATTCGATCGACTCAACCGAAGCCGGCATTAGTGTCAATCTTGCAGGGGATAAAACCATTACAGCTGACATTGCCCTTGTAGCTGTTGGGCGTCAACTCAATACAACGGCAATTGGTCTTGAAAAAACCGGGGTCTATGTACAAGATAACGGGTTAATCAAAGTGAATGATCAGATGGAAACGAACATTGCAGGAATTTACGCGGTGGGCGATATTGCCTCCAAATGGTGGTTAGCGCACGTGGCTTCACACCAAGGTCTAGTCGCTGGAAGTAATGCTGCTGGAATCAAAGCCACCATGCATTATAACGCAATCCCCTCGGTCATTTTTACCCACCCCGAAATTGGAACTGTCGGTCTATCTTTAGAACAGGCTCTCGAAGCTGGTTATGCAGCTACCGTCTCAGCGTTTCCTTTCAGCGCTCTTGGCAAATCGCAAGCAGCGATTCAAACTGAGGGATTTGCGCAAATTGTAACGGACAAAAAAACGGGACAAATTTTAGGTGCTCAAGTTGTGGGTCACGATGCCTCAACTTTAGTCGCCGAAATGGGTGTCGCCATCGCAAATGAATTGACTGTTGAATCTGTTGCTGACACAATTCATGCACATCCAACTGTCGCAGAGGCTTGGATGGAAGCGGCCTTATTAGCCAACGAAACTCCATTGCATCTACCTCCGAAGAAAAAAAAGCAGGACTGA
- a CDS encoding dipeptidase, whose product MVQKHLTELQSYFTENKSRILEEFFTFLRFQSISSEPEFQGAMLDCIAWLKDYIQKIGFEVEIWKTEGHPILFASNLNAGPSKPTLLIYNHYDVQPVDPLELWKSPPFEPVQRGQEIFARGAQDNKGQCFYVLQALRAMWEKSGQYPLNIKLCIEGEEEMGSGSLAKILPHKKVELKADYLAVVDMGINKPTEPAVTLGIRGIVTMDVEVTGSSFDLHSGSHGGMVYNPIHALSELIAKLRDEKGKIRIPHFYDDVLEVSEDERSCLALDFDAEEYAHTFGTKATGGEKTFTPLERAWIRPTIEINGIHGGYCGDGFKTVIPSKAYAKVSCRLVPNQSPQKIRQLVASFFEENAPDGIKVNVHLHEGGGTAVRANHQSKVLKAFAKAYEEVFDAPCQYIFSGGSIPVVTKLAETSESEILLLGLGLPDDQIHAPNEHFGVDRLEKGFMVISRGIELLGNE is encoded by the coding sequence ATGGTTCAAAAACATCTCACAGAACTACAGTCTTATTTCACTGAAAATAAATCTCGCATTTTAGAAGAATTTTTTACCTTTCTACGTTTTCAAAGCATAAGTTCCGAGCCCGAATTCCAAGGTGCGATGCTAGATTGTATTGCTTGGTTAAAAGATTATATTCAAAAAATTGGATTTGAGGTCGAGATTTGGAAAACCGAAGGACATCCGATTCTTTTTGCTTCCAATCTAAATGCGGGTCCTTCCAAACCCACGCTTTTAATTTACAACCATTACGACGTTCAGCCTGTCGATCCTCTTGAATTATGGAAGTCTCCTCCATTCGAGCCTGTTCAAAGAGGACAAGAAATTTTTGCACGCGGTGCTCAGGATAACAAAGGACAGTGCTTTTATGTTTTGCAAGCTTTAAGAGCCATGTGGGAAAAGAGTGGACAATACCCTCTTAACATCAAACTGTGTATTGAAGGGGAAGAAGAAATGGGAAGCGGCTCTCTTGCCAAAATTCTTCCACACAAAAAAGTCGAATTAAAAGCTGATTATTTGGCTGTTGTCGACATGGGAATCAACAAACCGACGGAACCAGCCGTAACCCTGGGAATTCGGGGTATTGTGACAATGGATGTCGAAGTGACTGGATCTTCTTTTGATTTACACTCTGGTTCCCACGGTGGCATGGTTTATAACCCCATTCATGCCCTATCTGAACTTATCGCTAAACTGCGAGATGAAAAGGGCAAAATTCGTATTCCCCATTTTTATGATGATGTGCTGGAAGTTTCAGAAGATGAACGTTCCTGTTTGGCATTAGATTTTGATGCAGAAGAATATGCCCACACATTTGGAACAAAAGCGACTGGAGGGGAAAAAACCTTTACGCCTTTGGAACGCGCATGGATCAGACCCACGATAGAAATCAACGGCATACACGGAGGCTACTGTGGAGATGGATTTAAAACTGTGATCCCTTCTAAGGCTTACGCCAAAGTTTCTTGTCGCTTAGTTCCAAACCAAAGTCCACAAAAAATCCGGCAACTTGTGGCAAGCTTTTTCGAAGAGAATGCTCCTGATGGGATCAAGGTTAATGTACATCTGCATGAGGGTGGAGGTACAGCTGTCAGAGCAAATCATCAATCCAAAGTCCTCAAGGCTTTTGCTAAAGCCTACGAGGAAGTTTTCGATGCACCTTGTCAGTACATCTTCAGTGGAGGTTCCATTCCTGTGGTGACAAAACTTGCCGAAACCAGTGAGAGCGAAATTTTATTACTCGGATTAGGCCTTCCCGATGATCAAATTCATGCTCCAAACGAACATTTTGGTGTCGACAGACTTGAAAAGGGCTTTATGGTGATATCAAGAGGTATTGAATTGCTTGGAAATGAATGA
- a CDS encoding M48 family metallopeptidase: MFSSIFYLILALLAISLSPHEGVSNAHPWMAFFISISLYALLIGLIFCQNILFRETLRKNRALILNLVNLELLGFLILYHYLLGGDQIFFSSFQLFPTTLQTFFSVALFFFGLWVFHYTGFKQKRLHLPHENASSYASAQVRFIFPFAIPFLLLTFLTDIFQNSSLFDFNKMQEMSTLSDTLILLGFSLVFMLLLLLFLPPLIQWIWQCQPLEPSPLKERLQAICERAGFKHPKLKTWTVMNQSMTAAIIGVVAPFRYILFTKKLLNSLSPEAVEAILVHEIGHSYRRHLLLYPFILFGFITLAGIFSLIFAQTLENTLNLEILLNPTFDWQLIVPLLFFLCYGAFLMLYFRYVFGFFSRLFERQADLHVYILDVPPEHMIKALDELGVATGHTHDHPSWHHYSIRQRIDFINKTIQSPSVVTQHHQKVKKTLLAYFITLLVGIILFLSPWLPNVFPFSKIQETFSSISNGLNQSWNASLRNDLAQQYQNDYQLTGHSEIIQKTLENTFESFDRGRTVEEINLIASQRLYKAGEVSASATLLIQLWHQISPNHYPELFLEHLTKFTVFILQQPSINPEKIQRLQQEYEKKMAIIKTFKKDI; encoded by the coding sequence GTGTTTTCAAGTATTTTCTATCTTATTCTAGCCCTATTAGCCATTAGTCTTTCTCCTCACGAAGGGGTCTCCAATGCACATCCTTGGATGGCTTTCTTTATTTCAATAAGCTTATATGCACTGCTCATTGGTCTCATTTTCTGCCAAAACATCCTGTTTAGAGAGACTTTAAGAAAAAACCGAGCCCTCATCCTGAATCTTGTCAACTTAGAACTATTGGGCTTTCTCATTCTGTATCATTACCTTTTAGGTGGAGATCAGATTTTCTTTTCTTCTTTTCAGCTGTTCCCCACAACGCTTCAAACTTTCTTTTCTGTGGCTTTATTCTTTTTTGGGCTGTGGGTTTTTCATTACACAGGATTTAAACAAAAGCGACTCCATCTTCCCCATGAAAATGCGTCTTCCTACGCGTCAGCCCAAGTACGCTTTATCTTCCCTTTTGCGATTCCTTTTCTTTTGCTTACTTTTTTGACAGACATCTTCCAAAACAGCTCTTTGTTTGATTTTAACAAAATGCAGGAAATGTCAACGCTGTCCGACACGCTTATTCTCCTAGGATTTAGCCTGGTCTTTATGCTGCTTTTATTATTATTTTTGCCTCCTCTCATTCAATGGATTTGGCAATGTCAACCTTTAGAACCTTCACCCCTTAAAGAAAGACTTCAAGCGATTTGTGAACGAGCCGGTTTTAAACATCCCAAGCTGAAAACTTGGACAGTTATGAACCAATCCATGACGGCAGCGATCATTGGCGTAGTCGCCCCATTTAGATACATTTTATTCACCAAAAAACTCCTGAATAGCCTTTCTCCTGAAGCTGTTGAAGCTATTCTTGTTCATGAAATAGGACACAGCTACCGTCGCCATCTTCTACTCTACCCATTCATTTTATTTGGTTTTATTACCCTCGCTGGAATTTTTTCTCTAATATTTGCCCAAACCCTTGAAAATACCCTGAACTTAGAAATCCTGCTAAATCCCACCTTTGATTGGCAGCTCATTGTCCCTCTGCTCTTTTTCCTCTGTTACGGTGCTTTCCTTATGCTGTATTTCCGCTACGTTTTTGGTTTTTTTTCACGCCTATTTGAAAGACAGGCCGATTTACATGTCTATATCCTAGATGTTCCCCCAGAACACATGATAAAAGCTTTAGATGAATTAGGCGTCGCGACAGGGCATACACATGACCACCCAAGCTGGCATCACTATAGCATTCGACAAAGAATCGATTTTATTAACAAAACAATTCAATCTCCCTCTGTTGTGACTCAACATCATCAAAAAGTCAAAAAAACACTTTTAGCTTACTTTATCACCCTCTTGGTGGGGATTATCTTGTTTCTTTCCCCGTGGCTTCCCAACGTATTTCCTTTTTCCAAAATCCAAGAAACATTTTCCTCGATTTCAAATGGATTAAATCAATCTTGGAATGCCTCACTTAGAAACGATCTTGCCCAGCAATATCAAAATGACTATCAACTCACAGGTCATTCAGAAATCATTCAAAAGACTTTAGAAAACACTTTTGAATCTTTTGATAGGGGAAGAACCGTGGAAGAAATTAACCTCATAGCATCACAACGTTTGTATAAGGCTGGTGAGGTGTCTGCAAGTGCGACTCTCCTAATTCAGCTTTGGCACCAAATTTCACCCAACCATTATCCTGAGTTATTTTTAGAACATCTCACGAAATTTACAGTCTTTATTTTGCAACAACCTTCAATCAATCCAGAAAAAATCCAACGCCTTCAGCAAGAATATGAAAAAAAGATGGCGATCATTAAAACCTTCAAAAAGGACATTTAA
- a CDS encoding AAA family ATPase: MSDLDSAIQLSLHKFQRAKEEIGKVIVGQREMVDRLLVALLADGHILLEGLPGLAKTLAVTTLAKTIQCDCKRVQFTPDLLPADLIGTSIYNPKDSSFHVNQGPIFTNILIADEINRAPAKVQSALLEVMQERQATISGKTFVTGSPFLVLATQNPIEQEGTYVLPEAQTDRFMMKVKIGYPSIDEEKTIIERMATLGKHVEPGPSLSGDEILATRQLVNQIYVDEKIINYILNIVFATRNPKAYGIPIDQLLLYGASPRASIALTLSGKAQAFLAGRSYVTPYDVKQVTHDILRHRLRRTYEAEAENVSPDEIIDRILEKIPVP; this comes from the coding sequence ATGAGCGATCTGGATTCTGCTATTCAACTCTCTTTACATAAATTTCAACGTGCAAAGGAAGAAATCGGCAAAGTGATTGTCGGTCAAAGAGAAATGGTTGATCGACTCCTGGTCGCACTACTCGCTGATGGACATATTTTACTAGAAGGTCTCCCCGGATTAGCCAAAACCTTAGCTGTCACAACCCTTGCAAAGACTATCCAGTGTGATTGCAAACGGGTTCAGTTCACTCCAGACCTTCTCCCCGCCGACTTAATTGGAACATCCATTTACAATCCTAAAGATAGCTCTTTTCATGTCAATCAAGGCCCTATTTTTACCAATATTCTGATTGCAGATGAAATTAACCGAGCTCCAGCCAAAGTTCAATCCGCCCTTCTTGAAGTCATGCAAGAAAGACAAGCCACCATTTCAGGAAAAACCTTTGTGACAGGCTCACCCTTTTTGGTCTTAGCCACACAAAATCCGATTGAACAAGAAGGCACCTATGTCTTACCAGAGGCCCAAACAGACCGCTTTATGATGAAGGTTAAAATTGGATATCCCTCCATAGACGAGGAAAAAACTATCATTGAGCGGATGGCCACCCTTGGCAAGCATGTTGAACCCGGACCGTCTCTCTCTGGAGATGAAATTTTGGCCACTCGACAACTAGTCAACCAAATCTACGTAGATGAAAAAATCATCAACTACATCTTAAACATCGTTTTCGCAACGCGGAATCCCAAAGCCTATGGAATCCCCATTGATCAACTTCTTCTCTATGGGGCTTCCCCCCGCGCAAGTATTGCTTTAACGCTTTCTGGCAAAGCTCAAGCTTTCCTAGCTGGTCGATCTTACGTGACGCCCTATGATGTCAAACAAGTTACCCACGATATCTTACGGCATCGATTAAGAAGAACCTATGAAGCAGAAGCTGAAAACGTCTCCCCAGATGAAATCATTGATCGTATTCTTGAAAAAATTCCAGTCCCTTGA